One Tomitella gaofuii DNA segment encodes these proteins:
- a CDS encoding SPFH domain-containing protein, with translation MPAAVIVLIIVVVLVVVLVVQSVTLVPQAQAAVIERLGRYSRTISGQLTFLVPFVDRVRARVDLRERVVSFPPQPVITEDNLTLSIDTVVYFQVTNPQAAVYEINDYIEGVEQLATTTLRNVVGGMTLEETFTSRDSINGQLRGVLDEATGRWGLRVARVELKSIDPPPSIQESMEKQMKADREKRAMILTAEGQRESAIKTAEGNKQSQILAAEGAKQAAILEAEAERQSQILYAEGERAASYLKAQGQAKAIEKRFAAIKRGRPTPELLAYQYMETLPEMARGDANKVWVVPSDYGAALKGFAQQLGAPDAQGTFRFEPTAPEGEQPGVDEDWEDVAHWFETASDPAVAEAVAAAEAVARTPVDPVEGAAAQIAPRPRPRPSVPGPPSSGSASSGSASAGGARELPDQHDPDSRDGE, from the coding sequence ATGCCCGCAGCAGTGATCGTGCTCATCATCGTCGTCGTGCTGGTGGTGGTGCTCGTCGTCCAGTCCGTGACGCTGGTGCCGCAAGCGCAGGCCGCGGTGATCGAGCGACTGGGCCGCTATTCGCGCACCATCTCCGGCCAGCTGACGTTCCTCGTGCCGTTCGTCGACCGGGTCCGCGCCCGCGTGGACCTTCGTGAACGCGTGGTGTCGTTCCCGCCGCAGCCGGTGATCACGGAGGACAACCTGACCCTGTCCATCGACACGGTCGTCTACTTCCAGGTGACCAACCCGCAGGCCGCGGTCTATGAGATCAACGACTACATCGAGGGCGTGGAGCAGCTGGCCACGACGACGCTGCGCAACGTCGTCGGCGGGATGACGCTCGAGGAGACGTTCACCTCCCGCGACTCCATCAACGGGCAGCTGCGCGGGGTGCTCGACGAGGCCACCGGCCGCTGGGGGCTGCGCGTGGCGCGTGTGGAGCTCAAGAGCATCGACCCGCCGCCGTCGATCCAGGAGTCGATGGAGAAGCAGATGAAGGCCGACCGCGAGAAGCGCGCGATGATCCTCACCGCGGAGGGCCAGCGGGAGTCCGCCATCAAGACGGCCGAGGGCAACAAGCAGAGCCAGATTCTGGCCGCCGAGGGCGCGAAACAGGCGGCGATCCTCGAGGCGGAGGCGGAGCGCCAGTCGCAGATCCTCTACGCGGAGGGCGAACGGGCCGCCTCCTACCTCAAGGCCCAGGGCCAGGCGAAGGCCATCGAGAAGCGCTTCGCGGCGATCAAGCGCGGGCGCCCCACGCCGGAGCTCCTGGCCTATCAGTACATGGAGACGCTGCCGGAGATGGCCCGCGGCGACGCCAACAAGGTGTGGGTGGTGCCCAGCGACTACGGCGCCGCGCTCAAGGGGTTCGCGCAGCAGCTCGGCGCCCCCGACGCGCAGGGGACGTTCCGGTTCGAGCCGACCGCGCCGGAAGGCGAACAGCCCGGGGTCGACGAGGACTGGGAGGACGTGGCGCACTGGTTCGAGACGGCCAGCGATCCCGCGGTCGCGGAGGCGGTGGCCGCCGCGGAGGCCGTGGCCCGGACCCCGGTGGACCCCGTGGAGGGGGCGGCGGCGCAGATCGCGCCCCGGCCGCGTCCCCGGCCCTCCGTCCCCGGCCCGCCGTCCTCCGGTTCTGCATCGTCCGGTTCTGCGTCGGCCGGCGGTGCGCGGGAACTACCGGACCAGCATGATCCCGACTCCCGCGACGGCGAGTGA
- a CDS encoding NfeD family protein, producing MTALIWFAAAVLLAGAEALTGDLFLLMIAGGALGTAGVTALVDLPVWGDALIFAAVSLILVLGLRPFLLRRFGRPPEHPTNTAALPGRHATVLRAVGTDDGLIRLGGEDWTARPLDPQTSYPEGEKVTVFRIDGATAIVFKEL from the coding sequence GTGACTGCGTTGATCTGGTTCGCGGCCGCTGTGCTGCTGGCGGGCGCCGAGGCGCTCACCGGCGACCTCTTCTTGTTGATGATCGCGGGCGGTGCTCTCGGCACGGCCGGCGTCACCGCCCTCGTCGACCTGCCGGTGTGGGGCGACGCGCTGATCTTCGCCGCGGTGTCGCTGATACTCGTGCTGGGGCTGCGGCCGTTCCTGCTGCGCCGGTTCGGCCGCCCGCCCGAGCACCCCACGAACACCGCCGCCCTGCCGGGCAGGCACGCCACCGTGCTCCGCGCGGTGGGCACCGACGACGGGCTGATCCGGCTCGGCGGCGAGGATTGGACGGCCCGGCCGCTCGACCCCCAGACCAGCTACCCCGAGGGAGAGAAAGTGACCGTCTTCCGCATCGACGGCGCCACCGCCATCGTCTTCAAGGAGCTTTGA
- a CDS encoding DUF3097 domain-containing protein → MYGGDIFAGHARKKSRTAPEVAAERGLVAEDAASGYCGAVVGFEKTYDGRFVRLEDARGNTRLFAMRPSAFLIDGRPVTLVMPAARPSRPQGATSASGSVRVEGLRARTARAARIWVEGVHDAALVERVWGHDLRVEGVVVEFIEGLDNLGERLADFVPARGRRVGVLADHLVDGSKETRMTQNLGPHVLVTGHPYIDVWEAVKPSAVGIRAWPTIPRGTDWKTGVCSELGWGTPSDGWRRVNAAVSTYRDLETPLIGAVERLIDFVTEPD, encoded by the coding sequence ATGTATGGCGGCGACATCTTCGCCGGGCACGCCAGGAAGAAGTCCCGCACGGCACCGGAGGTGGCGGCGGAACGCGGCCTGGTGGCCGAGGACGCGGCGTCGGGGTACTGCGGCGCCGTGGTCGGTTTCGAGAAGACCTACGACGGCCGGTTCGTCCGCCTCGAGGACGCGCGCGGCAACACCCGGCTGTTCGCCATGCGCCCGTCCGCCTTCCTCATCGACGGGCGGCCGGTGACCCTGGTCATGCCCGCGGCGCGCCCGTCACGTCCGCAGGGCGCCACGTCCGCGTCGGGATCCGTGCGCGTGGAGGGGCTGCGTGCACGCACCGCCCGCGCCGCCCGGATCTGGGTGGAGGGCGTGCACGACGCCGCACTGGTGGAACGGGTCTGGGGGCACGACCTCCGCGTCGAGGGCGTGGTGGTCGAGTTCATCGAGGGCCTGGACAACCTGGGCGAGCGGCTCGCCGATTTCGTTCCCGCGCGCGGCCGGCGTGTGGGCGTGCTGGCCGATCATCTGGTGGACGGCTCCAAGGAGACGCGGATGACACAGAACCTCGGGCCGCACGTCCTGGTGACCGGGCACCCGTACATCGACGTGTGGGAGGCCGTGAAACCATCCGCGGTCGGAATCCGCGCGTGGCCGACGATCCCGCGCGGAACGGACTGGAAGACGGGCGTGTGCAGCGAACTCGGCTGGGGCACACCATCCGACGGGTGGCGACGGGTCAACGCGGCCGTGTCCACCTACCGCGACCTGGAAACGCCGCTGATCGGAGCCGTCGAACGGCTCATCGACTTCGTCACCGAACCGGACTGA
- a CDS encoding ferrochelatase — MASASGESSVREPGARALLVASFGGPEGPQDVRPFLENVTRGRNIPPERLDAVAEHYLHFGGVSPINALNRALIDAVRDRLRAEGIDLPVHFGNRNWHPMLEDAVAGLAADGVDRALVFATSAWGGYSGCRQYQEDIARARAAAGDRAPELVRLRQFHDHPLFIAAFADAVLAALGRLGAERPRLVFTAHSVPDAADQAAGPPADGGRLYSRQVAESARLVARAAGVDEHDVVWQSRSGPPHIPWLGPDICDHLDDVAARGHDGVLVCPVGFVSDHLEVIWDLDTEARDHAARLGLAFGRAATPGTDPRMAQMIVELVREHLDGAAPRRSGSVPQYGCTRNGAACAVGCCGATAPPPRGAG; from the coding sequence ATGGCCAGCGCATCGGGGGAGTCGTCGGTGCGCGAGCCCGGCGCGCGCGCCCTGCTCGTCGCATCGTTCGGGGGCCCCGAGGGGCCGCAGGACGTACGTCCGTTCCTGGAGAACGTCACGCGCGGGCGGAACATACCGCCCGAACGCCTCGACGCCGTCGCGGAACACTACCTGCACTTCGGCGGCGTCTCACCGATCAACGCGCTCAATCGGGCGCTCATCGACGCCGTCCGAGACCGCCTGCGTGCGGAAGGAATCGACCTGCCGGTCCATTTCGGCAACCGCAACTGGCATCCGATGCTCGAGGACGCCGTGGCAGGCCTCGCCGCCGACGGCGTCGACAGGGCGCTCGTGTTCGCCACCTCCGCGTGGGGCGGCTACTCCGGATGCCGCCAGTATCAGGAGGACATCGCCCGCGCCCGCGCCGCCGCGGGGGACCGCGCACCGGAGCTGGTGCGCCTGCGGCAGTTCCACGACCACCCTCTGTTCATCGCCGCGTTCGCCGATGCTGTGCTCGCGGCCCTCGGCAGGCTGGGTGCCGAGCGTCCCCGCCTGGTGTTCACCGCCCACTCGGTGCCTGATGCGGCGGACCAGGCTGCGGGCCCGCCCGCCGACGGCGGCCGCCTGTACAGCCGTCAGGTCGCCGAATCGGCACGCCTGGTGGCGCGGGCCGCGGGCGTCGACGAGCACGACGTGGTGTGGCAGTCGCGGTCCGGCCCGCCGCACATCCCGTGGCTCGGCCCCGACATCTGCGACCACCTCGACGACGTGGCGGCACGCGGGCACGACGGCGTGCTGGTGTGCCCCGTCGGGTTCGTGTCCGATCACCTCGAGGTGATCTGGGACCTGGACACCGAGGCCCGCGACCACGCCGCACGGTTGGGCCTGGCTTTCGGCCGGGCCGCCACCCCCGGCACCGATCCGCGGATGGCGCAGATGATCGTCGAACTCGTCCGCGAGCACCTGGACGGCGCCGCGCCGCGCCGGTCGGGGAGCGTGCCCCAGTACGGGTGTACCCGCAACGGGGCCGCCTGCGCAGTCGGTTGCTGCGGGGCCACCGCGCCGCCGCCGCGCGGCGCGGGTTAG
- the inhA gene encoding NADH-dependent enoyl-ACP reductase InhA — protein sequence MAGLLAGKTILVTGIITDASIAFHVAKTAQEQGARVIITGFNRLRLIDRIAQRLPEDVPLAVELDVQNPEHLASLADRVREIAPEGVDGVVHSIAFAPRSCLGAGFFDAPWEDVSQALEVSAYSYAALAKALLPVLNDGASLVGMDFDPTRSMPFYNWMGVSKATLESVNRYVAKEVGGRGIRSNLVAAGPVKTLAAKAIAGDATGPGAELARLNEMWDRAAPLGWDVDDPSKVAKTVAAVLSDWLPGTTASVVYVDGGFHATIG from the coding sequence ATGGCAGGACTGCTCGCCGGCAAGACCATCCTGGTCACCGGGATCATCACCGATGCGTCTATCGCATTCCACGTGGCGAAGACCGCCCAGGAACAGGGCGCCCGCGTCATCATCACCGGCTTCAACCGGCTGCGGCTGATCGACAGGATCGCCCAGAGGCTGCCGGAGGACGTCCCGCTGGCCGTCGAGCTCGACGTGCAGAACCCCGAGCACCTGGCATCGCTCGCGGACCGGGTCCGCGAGATCGCCCCCGAGGGTGTCGACGGCGTCGTCCACTCGATCGCCTTCGCGCCGCGCAGCTGCCTGGGCGCGGGGTTCTTCGACGCGCCCTGGGAGGACGTCTCCCAGGCGCTCGAGGTCTCGGCGTACTCGTATGCGGCGCTGGCCAAAGCGCTGCTGCCGGTGCTCAACGACGGCGCGTCGCTGGTGGGCATGGACTTCGACCCCACCCGGTCGATGCCGTTCTACAACTGGATGGGCGTTTCCAAGGCCACGCTCGAATCGGTGAACAGGTACGTGGCCAAGGAGGTCGGCGGCCGCGGCATCCGCTCCAACCTGGTGGCGGCCGGCCCGGTCAAGACCCTCGCGGCCAAGGCGATCGCGGGCGACGCGACCGGGCCCGGCGCGGAACTCGCCCGGCTCAACGAGATGTGGGACCGTGCGGCGCCGCTCGGCTGGGACGTCGACGATCCGTCGAAGGTCGCCAAGACGGTCGCCGCCGTGCTCTCCGACTGGTTGCCCGGCACCACCGCCTCCGTGGTCTACGTCGACGGCGGCTTCCACGCCACCATCGGCTGA
- the fabG1 gene encoding 3-oxoacyl-ACP reductase FabG1 — protein MAKTDESPTDAQGRSVLVTGGNRGIGLAIARRLVADGHRVAVTHRGSGVPEDLFGVVCNVDDSDSVDRAFTEVEEHQGPVEVVVANAGITDDTLLMRMSEEQFQRVVDTNLTGAFRVAKRASRPMLRKRFGRFIFLGSVVGQSGGPGQINYASSKAGVVGLARSLTRELGSRSITANVVAPGFIDSDMTAVLGDAHKKAIVEAVPLGRAGRTDEVAAAVSWLASDDAAYVSGAVIPVDGGLGMGH, from the coding sequence ATGGCGAAGACCGATGAGAGTCCTACTGACGCGCAGGGCCGTTCCGTCCTGGTCACCGGCGGCAATCGCGGCATCGGCCTGGCGATCGCCCGCCGGCTCGTGGCCGACGGACACCGGGTGGCGGTGACCCACCGCGGGTCGGGCGTGCCGGAAGACCTGTTCGGCGTCGTGTGCAATGTCGACGATTCCGACTCGGTGGACCGCGCGTTCACCGAGGTCGAAGAGCATCAGGGCCCCGTCGAGGTGGTCGTCGCCAACGCGGGCATCACCGACGACACGCTGCTCATGCGTATGTCGGAGGAGCAGTTCCAGCGCGTCGTCGACACCAACCTCACCGGCGCGTTCCGCGTGGCCAAACGCGCCTCGCGCCCCATGCTCCGCAAGCGCTTCGGCCGATTCATCTTCCTCGGCTCCGTCGTCGGGCAATCAGGCGGCCCCGGCCAGATCAACTACGCGTCGTCCAAGGCCGGCGTGGTGGGCCTGGCACGGTCGCTCACCCGCGAACTCGGTTCGCGCTCCATCACCGCCAACGTCGTGGCCCCCGGCTTCATCGACAGCGACATGACCGCGGTGCTCGGAGACGCGCACAAGAAAGCCATCGTCGAGGCCGTGCCGCTCGGCCGTGCCGGACGCACCGACGAGGTGGCCGCCGCAGTGAGCTGGCTCGCCTCCGACGACGCCGCGTACGTCTCGGGCGCGGTGATCCCGGTCGACGGCGGACTCGGCATGGGACACTGA
- a CDS encoding VWA domain-containing protein codes for MSLSGFVHPWWLLWLIAVAMVAAAYIAVQLRRRRKALRFASFEMLDAVTPQRRKWYIHLPAALLVLGLTGLTIAAAGPTADHKVPRNRATVMLAIDVSLSMEATDVQPSRLEAAQEAAKSFVDELPDGINLGLVSFAGTASVLVSPTTNRQSVVAAIDNLQLAERTATGEAIFTSLQAIENFAAGLGGGDNVPPARIVLESDGTQTVPQGLDDPRGAFTAARQAKKVGVPVSTISFGTSYGYVDIEGQRINVPVDDDSLKQIAELSGGTFFRASSLGELESVYDTLQTQLGYEIERGDASRPWLLLGSALVLAAAAGSLVVGRRLP; via the coding sequence GTGAGCCTGTCCGGTTTCGTCCACCCGTGGTGGCTCCTCTGGTTGATCGCGGTGGCGATGGTGGCGGCCGCGTACATCGCGGTGCAGCTGCGGCGCCGGCGCAAAGCGCTGCGCTTCGCGAGCTTCGAGATGCTCGACGCGGTGACCCCGCAGCGTCGCAAGTGGTACATCCACCTGCCGGCGGCGTTGCTGGTGCTCGGCCTCACCGGCCTCACCATCGCCGCTGCCGGGCCCACCGCCGACCACAAGGTGCCCCGCAACAGGGCCACCGTGATGCTGGCCATCGACGTGTCGTTGTCGATGGAGGCGACCGACGTGCAGCCCAGCCGGCTCGAGGCGGCGCAGGAGGCCGCCAAGTCTTTCGTCGACGAGCTGCCCGACGGCATCAACCTCGGCCTGGTGTCGTTCGCGGGCACGGCGTCGGTCCTCGTCTCACCCACCACCAACCGGCAGTCGGTGGTCGCCGCCATCGACAACCTGCAGCTGGCCGAGCGCACCGCCACCGGCGAGGCGATCTTCACCTCCCTGCAGGCGATCGAGAACTTCGCCGCCGGCCTGGGCGGCGGCGACAACGTTCCGCCCGCGCGGATCGTCCTCGAATCCGACGGCACCCAGACCGTTCCGCAGGGCCTCGACGACCCGCGCGGCGCGTTCACCGCGGCCCGCCAGGCCAAGAAGGTGGGCGTGCCGGTGTCGACGATCTCGTTCGGCACCTCCTACGGGTACGTCGACATCGAGGGACAGCGCATCAACGTCCCCGTGGACGACGATTCGCTCAAGCAGATCGCGGAGCTGTCCGGGGGCACCTTCTTCCGGGCCTCGAGCCTCGGCGAGCTGGAGAGCGTCTACGACACGCTGCAGACGCAGTTGGGCTACGAGATCGAACGCGGCGACGCTTCGCGGCCCTGGCTGCTGCTGGGCTCGGCGCTCGTGCTGGCCGCGGCGGCCGGTTCGCTCGTCGTGGGCCGGCGGCTCCCGTGA
- a CDS encoding DUF58 domain-containing protein: protein MTGRDPRAAARGGPPSFARGELEDPALSAALHTLELTVRRRLDGLLHGDYHGLIPGPGTEPGDAREYQPGDDVRLMDWSVTARTTVPHMRMPIADRELETSLVVDLSASLDFGTAHCEKRDLAVAACAAITYLTLRGGNRIGAVIDTGSQRIRIPARSGRVHARTLLRTIATTKRPADGVRGDLAGAVESLRRRRSRRGLVVVVSDFLGDTDWERPLRGIAAANDVLGVEVLDPRDIALPDVGTVVLRDPESGRTREFTTTAKVRSDFAAASAAHRDLVARVFRSNGAPLLRLRTDRDWMADTARFVATRRRLDAGAMATAAPGAGGAL, encoded by the coding sequence TTGACGGGGCGGGACCCCCGCGCGGCCGCACGGGGCGGTCCGCCGTCCTTCGCGCGCGGTGAACTCGAAGACCCGGCGCTCAGCGCGGCCCTGCACACGCTGGAGCTCACGGTACGGCGGCGCCTCGACGGGCTGCTGCACGGCGATTACCACGGGCTCATCCCGGGCCCGGGGACCGAGCCCGGGGACGCGCGCGAATACCAACCGGGCGACGACGTGCGCCTGATGGACTGGTCGGTCACCGCGCGCACCACGGTGCCGCACATGCGCATGCCCATCGCCGACCGCGAGCTCGAAACCTCGCTGGTGGTGGACCTGTCCGCCAGCCTCGACTTCGGTACAGCGCACTGCGAGAAGCGCGACCTGGCGGTCGCCGCATGCGCCGCGATCACCTACCTGACCCTGCGCGGCGGCAACAGGATCGGCGCCGTCATCGACACCGGTTCCCAGCGGATCCGCATCCCGGCACGCAGCGGCCGGGTGCACGCACGGACACTGCTGCGCACGATCGCCACCACGAAACGTCCCGCAGACGGGGTGCGGGGAGACCTGGCGGGGGCCGTCGAGTCCCTCCGGCGGCGGCGCTCCCGGCGCGGCCTCGTCGTCGTGGTGAGCGACTTCCTCGGCGACACCGACTGGGAAAGGCCGCTGCGGGGCATCGCCGCCGCGAACGACGTGCTCGGCGTCGAGGTCCTGGACCCCCGTGACATCGCCTTGCCCGACGTGGGCACCGTGGTCCTGCGCGATCCGGAATCCGGCCGCACGCGCGAGTTCACCACCACTGCGAAAGTGCGGTCGGACTTCGCCGCGGCGTCCGCAGCCCACCGCGACCTCGTCGCCCGGGTCTTCCGCAGCAACGGCGCCCCGCTGCTGCGGCTGCGCACCGACCGCGACTGGATGGCGGACACGGCCCGGTTCGTCGCGACACGGCGGCGTCTCGACGCCGGGGCGATGGCCACCGCTGCGCCGGGGGCGGGGGGCGCGCTGTGA
- a CDS encoding AAA family ATPase: MTGQGTADQAQAGGAAGGRAAGLPADTAMLERAVYEIKRVIVGQDHLVERMLVAVLARGHVLLEGVPGIAKTLAVETFATVMGGDFSRIQFTPDLVPTDLLGTRIYRQGREEFDTELGPVVANFVLADEINRAPAKVQSALLEVMAEGHVSIGGTTYPMPLPFLVMATQNPIESEGVYPLPEAQRDRFLFKVLVGYPTPEEEREIVYRMGGVAPVPERVLAPEDLVRLQEAVGTVFVHHALVDYVVRLITATRSPQDHGLDEVGQWIAYGASPRATLGIIAAARALALVRGRDYVVPQDVVEVVPDVLRHRLVLTYDALADEVSAEDIVRKVMSAVPLPQVTAAQTPPAQPAPAQYGQGAPAAPPAADAGPRR, encoded by the coding sequence ATGACCGGGCAGGGAACTGCGGATCAGGCGCAGGCGGGGGGCGCCGCGGGCGGCCGCGCCGCCGGGCTGCCCGCGGACACGGCGATGCTCGAGCGCGCGGTGTACGAGATCAAGCGCGTGATCGTCGGCCAGGACCACCTGGTGGAGCGGATGCTCGTCGCCGTCCTCGCCCGCGGCCACGTGCTGCTCGAGGGCGTGCCCGGCATCGCGAAGACGCTGGCAGTGGAGACGTTCGCCACGGTCATGGGCGGCGATTTCTCCCGCATCCAGTTCACGCCCGACCTCGTGCCCACCGACCTGCTCGGCACCCGCATCTACCGGCAGGGCCGCGAGGAGTTCGACACCGAGCTGGGGCCCGTCGTCGCCAACTTCGTCCTGGCCGACGAGATCAACCGCGCCCCCGCCAAGGTGCAGTCCGCTCTGCTGGAGGTGATGGCGGAGGGGCACGTGTCCATCGGCGGCACCACCTATCCCATGCCGCTGCCGTTCCTCGTGATGGCCACGCAGAACCCGATCGAGAGCGAGGGCGTCTACCCTCTGCCGGAGGCGCAGCGGGACCGCTTCCTGTTCAAGGTGCTCGTGGGCTATCCGACGCCGGAGGAGGAGCGCGAGATCGTCTACCGCATGGGCGGCGTCGCGCCGGTCCCGGAACGCGTGCTCGCCCCGGAAGACCTGGTGCGCCTGCAGGAGGCCGTGGGGACGGTGTTCGTCCACCACGCGCTGGTGGACTACGTGGTGCGACTGATCACCGCCACCCGCAGCCCGCAGGACCACGGGCTCGACGAGGTGGGGCAATGGATCGCCTACGGCGCCTCGCCGCGCGCCACCCTCGGCATCATCGCCGCGGCGCGCGCGCTCGCGCTGGTCCGCGGGCGCGACTACGTGGTGCCGCAGGACGTGGTCGAGGTGGTCCCCGATGTGCTGCGGCACCGGCTGGTGCTGACCTATGACGCGCTCGCGGACGAGGTCTCGGCCGAGGACATCGTGCGCAAGGTCATGAGCGCGGTACCCCTGCCGCAGGTGACGGCCGCGCAGACGCCGCCCGCCCAGCCGGCGCCCGCGCAGTACGGGCAGGGCGCGCCCGCGGCGCCGCCCGCCGCCGACGCCGGTCCCCGGCGTTGA
- a CDS encoding NlpC/P60 family protein — protein MLLSSPGMSMAVPPPPPNPSDAQLRDAAGAVTQGVGHVSELINRIAQADQDLQNLIGRVQIKREAANKALVDLQRARSIAAEAAAAVQTAQRQLSDAGAAIQRAQEQFEQYVSTGYQQGAPVGSLTMFLGSDGPDDVLTRARLMEVVRQAFENAMVDLQRARAQEANQVSSNKAAKQRADAAADDARRKEQAAKQAIAEAEDAAQQQAAERARIEANKQQAEEELAAARNNVEGLQSQRAVYEEWDRRRQAEEAAARAAQEAARKAAAEAAARAAADSAAQAAADAVAASQKNGNLTGTVDTAVASKSAAQKIEIVIDRGMSQLGVRYSWGGGNANGPTLGVRDGGVADTYGDYKNVGYDCSGLMVYAFAGVGISLPKYSGYQYTAGKQVPVDQARRGDMLFWGPGGSQHVALYLGDGQMLEAPFSGGVVRVAPVRWSGIQPYAVRMIG, from the coding sequence ATGCTGCTGAGCTCCCCTGGGATGTCGATGGCCGTGCCGCCCCCGCCGCCCAACCCGTCGGACGCGCAGTTGCGCGACGCCGCGGGCGCGGTGACGCAGGGCGTGGGGCACGTCAGCGAACTCATCAACAGGATCGCGCAAGCGGACCAGGACCTGCAGAACCTCATCGGGCGCGTGCAGATCAAACGCGAGGCGGCCAACAAGGCGCTCGTCGACCTGCAACGCGCACGCTCCATCGCCGCAGAGGCGGCCGCCGCAGTGCAGACCGCGCAGCGGCAACTGTCCGACGCCGGGGCGGCGATCCAGCGCGCCCAGGAGCAGTTCGAGCAGTACGTGTCGACCGGCTACCAACAGGGCGCGCCCGTGGGCTCCCTGACGATGTTCCTGGGATCGGACGGCCCCGACGACGTTCTGACACGCGCACGCCTGATGGAGGTGGTCCGCCAGGCGTTCGAGAACGCGATGGTGGACCTGCAGCGCGCCCGCGCCCAGGAGGCCAACCAGGTCTCGTCCAACAAGGCGGCCAAGCAGCGCGCGGACGCCGCGGCCGACGACGCCCGCCGGAAGGAGCAGGCGGCCAAGCAGGCCATCGCCGAGGCCGAGGACGCAGCGCAGCAGCAGGCCGCCGAGCGCGCGCGCATCGAGGCGAACAAACAGCAGGCGGAGGAGGAGCTCGCGGCCGCCCGCAACAACGTCGAGGGGCTGCAGTCGCAGCGCGCGGTCTACGAGGAATGGGACCGCCGCCGCCAGGCCGAGGAGGCTGCGGCCCGTGCCGCCCAGGAGGCGGCGCGCAAGGCCGCCGCCGAGGCCGCGGCGCGCGCCGCGGCCGACTCCGCGGCCCAGGCCGCCGCCGACGCGGTGGCCGCCAGCCAGAAGAACGGGAACCTCACCGGGACCGTGGACACGGCGGTGGCGAGCAAGTCCGCCGCGCAGAAGATCGAGATCGTCATCGACCGCGGCATGTCGCAGCTGGGGGTGCGGTACTCCTGGGGCGGCGGCAACGCCAACGGGCCCACGCTGGGCGTGCGGGACGGCGGCGTGGCGGACACCTACGGCGACTACAAGAACGTCGGCTACGACTGCTCCGGCCTGATGGTCTACGCCTTTGCGGGCGTGGGGATCTCGCTGCCCAAGTACTCCGGCTACCAGTACACGGCCGGCAAGCAGGTGCCCGTCGACCAGGCCCGACGCGGCGACATGCTCTTCTGGGGGCCCGGCGGCAGCCAGCATGTGGCGCTGTACCTCGGGGACGGGCAGATGCTCGAGGCGCCGTTCTCCGGCGGCGTGGTCCGGGTGGCACCGGTACGGTGGTCCGGGATACAGCCGTACGCGGTGCGCATGATCGGGTGA
- a CDS encoding DUF6676 family protein, with the protein MSSADYTSDTLAGMTVQQVIRDVADDGVSVPPEYADVAPGLRAVVSDAQHDGLDLSVVVVPHDQWGMKLGSPIAYPERLRDLSTAVGESEGGTVLTLSPAQIGTYSDSLSRFTLESAENAVQHPRSPELTVSAQRFVDEVGQDPFPWTAVSAVLLALVVLVVAGGTVLNVRRARG; encoded by the coding sequence ATGAGTTCTGCCGACTACACCTCGGACACCCTCGCGGGGATGACGGTGCAGCAGGTGATCCGGGACGTCGCCGACGACGGCGTTTCCGTGCCGCCCGAGTACGCGGACGTCGCGCCCGGGCTGCGCGCCGTGGTCTCGGACGCCCAGCACGACGGGCTGGACCTGTCCGTCGTCGTGGTCCCGCACGACCAGTGGGGGATGAAGCTCGGCAGCCCCATCGCCTATCCCGAGCGCCTGCGCGACCTGTCGACCGCCGTCGGCGAATCCGAAGGCGGCACCGTGCTCACCCTGAGCCCCGCGCAGATCGGCACCTACAGCGACTCGCTGAGCAGGTTCACCCTCGAGTCCGCGGAGAACGCCGTGCAGCATCCGCGGTCACCGGAGCTGACGGTCTCCGCGCAGCGGTTCGTCGACGAGGTGGGGCAGGACCCCTTCCCCTGGACGGCCGTCTCCGCCGTCCTGCTCGCGCTCGTCGTGCTCGTGGTGGCGGGCGGCACAGTCCTCAACGTGCGCCGCGCCCGCGGCTGA